From a single Nicotiana tabacum cultivar K326 chromosome 8, ASM71507v2, whole genome shotgun sequence genomic region:
- the LOC142163397 gene encoding uncharacterized protein LOC142163397 encodes MLFADDILLMRGGVNERLEVLRQTLESKGFKFSRTKTDYLECKFSTESRETGVDMTLVSHVIPKRRSFKYLGSVIKGGGEIDKDVAHCIGVSWMKWRLAPGVLCDRKVPLRIKDIAAILYYLFIVKLILYTWIGSSHFVGTPLFLVIEVEAMKTIITLRLKLLIMEISFLVE; translated from the exons atgttatttgctgatgacatactTTTGATGCGAggtggtgttaacgagaggctggaggttttgAGACAgacccttgagtctaagggtttcaagtttaGCAGGACTAAGACAGattacttggagtgtaagttcagcaccGAGTCGAGGGAAACGGGTGTGGACATGACTCTTGTATCACATGTCATCCCCAAGAGACGCAGTTTTAAGTATCTTGGGTCCGTTATCAAGGGGGGTGGGGAGATTGACAAGGATGTCGCGCACTGTATAGGGGTGAgttggatgaagtggaggttagcaccTGGAGTACTGTGTGACAGGAAGGTGCCACTAAGgatcaaag ACATAGCTGCTATTTTATACTATCTTTTCATTGTTAAGCTTATATTATACACTTGGATTGGAAGTAGTCATTTTGTAGGAACGCCTTTATTTCTAGTTATTGAAGTTGAAGCTATGAAAACTATTATCACGTTGAGGTTGAAGCTATTGATTATggagatatctttccttgttgagtaa